The proteins below come from a single Iocasia fonsfrigidae genomic window:
- a CDS encoding V-type ATPase subunit, which produces MGLAVQYPVINAKIRALISKMLDNEDYRNIIKLSSVQDIFNYLYNNTYYHDKLAELFGVEIHRRRFESTLKKTFIDDYHVIMRFLKSGSRDFFKQFFAKFEIEDIKMLLRTILIEHDEEYLKEGLIYLGNIGEIDIKSLTAIRSYQDLLTVFEDTIYYNVLNRFADRYERDRNLFPVEMSLDFQYFSRLEELGKKLGGSDYRYIEDLMGTEADLLNIQWIYRIKKYYNLSSGEILNYLIPFHYKINRDNFKKMSQVVKATDMEKYIRYNKYQEVFRKAITGNSDIFGKYYLAFLLKKSIKVKSTSFFNIGNIIAYLIIKECEIRDIITIVEGVRYSLSTDKIKEYLIRDGV; this is translated from the coding sequence ATGGGATTAGCTGTGCAATATCCGGTAATAAATGCTAAAATCAGAGCCTTAATAAGTAAAATGCTAGATAATGAAGATTACCGTAATATTATCAAGCTATCTTCTGTTCAGGATATCTTTAATTATTTATATAATAATACCTATTATCATGATAAACTTGCAGAGTTATTTGGGGTTGAAATCCACAGGAGGAGATTTGAATCTACTTTAAAGAAAACCTTTATAGATGATTACCATGTAATAATGAGGTTTTTGAAATCAGGTAGTAGGGATTTCTTTAAGCAATTTTTTGCTAAGTTTGAAATTGAAGATATTAAAATGTTATTAAGGACAATTTTAATTGAACATGATGAGGAATACTTAAAAGAAGGTTTAATTTATCTAGGAAATATTGGGGAAATAGACATTAAAAGTCTTACGGCTATTAGATCCTACCAGGACCTGTTGACAGTTTTTGAGGATACAATCTACTATAATGTTCTTAACAGATTTGCTGATAGGTATGAGAGAGACCGCAATCTATTTCCTGTAGAGATGTCCCTTGACTTTCAGTATTTTTCCAGACTTGAAGAGTTGGGGAAAAAATTAGGGGGTAGTGATTATAGGTATATCGAGGATTTGATGGGGACAGAAGCTGATTTATTAAATATACAGTGGATCTATCGAATTAAGAAATACTATAATCTATCTTCCGGTGAAATATTGAACTATCTTATTCCATTTCATTATAAAATTAACAGGGATAATTTTAAAAAGATGAGCCAGGTAGTTAAAGCTACTGATATGGAAAAATATATTAGATATAATAAATATCAAGAGGTCTTCAGAAAAGCCATAACAGGTAATAGTGATATATTTGGAAAATACTATTTAGCTTTCTTATTAAAAAAGTCAATTAAAGTAAAATCTACTAGTTTTTTTAATATAGGTAATATTATCGCCTATTTAATTATTAAGGAATGTGAGATAAGGGATATTATTACTATAGTTGAAGGGGTTCGCTATTCCCTGTCAACAGATAAGATAAAAGAATATTTGATTAGGGATGGTGTTTAA
- a CDS encoding V-type ATP synthase subunit I translates to MAIAAVKKFQIAGLKKEIDLISREIIKNDNIELIERESSIKNFKSYLRDNPYSDLLNEIKEILDILKINSSNSGVGFADFKNLNLENIKKYINPLRKRINRLERLEKKFDQEEDRLKNLKHHVYLMRNMDIDLGELKELSYISLIFGSINKEGYHRLIENINDLPILVLEVNRDDEKVWFFTFTKKEHHEKALNILKSAYFEQIKLPPRVKGQPRYILKRIEHRLGRITILREQIALEYKKMNHRSSEQLITYLARLKFYNKIKDIANQYYSESEHIFILTGWISAYRENDFAEEIKSKYKDVLYFSKDISPKSEEKPPTIMKNPAWVKPFESLVKLYGVPAYNEKDPSLFLAITYILMFGMMFGDLGQGFVFTFLGWLIYSGRLSISSRDNSYLFISLGISSMFFGLLYGSIFGMEDIIPALLIRPMDNIMTWLGITVILGIILLIISMLFNLSNSYQRKDLAEGVFSRNGFSGLFFYLFALASLASLLMRGKLIFSPLFTLVLLIVPLLMIFFKAPLASMVKGEGWVIPGKTLEYFLESSFELFDTLLAYMSNTISFVRIGAFTLNHVGLSMAVIILSEMMSKNISSLLILIVGNLVIMGLEGLVVGIQILRLEFFELFGKFYRGDGKEFAPVRIND, encoded by the coding sequence ATGGCTATTGCTGCAGTAAAAAAATTTCAGATAGCTGGTTTGAAAAAAGAGATCGACTTGATCTCCAGGGAAATAATTAAAAATGATAATATTGAACTTATTGAGAGAGAGAGTTCAATCAAAAATTTCAAGTCTTATCTTAGGGATAATCCTTATAGCGATTTGTTAAATGAAATAAAGGAGATACTGGATATATTAAAGATTAATAGTAGTAATTCAGGGGTAGGGTTTGCTGACTTTAAGAATTTAAATCTGGAAAATATAAAAAAATATATAAACCCTCTGAGGAAAAGAATTAATAGATTAGAGCGTCTGGAGAAAAAATTCGATCAGGAAGAAGACAGATTGAAGAATCTTAAGCATCATGTCTATCTGATGAGAAATATGGATATTGACCTGGGTGAATTAAAGGAATTATCATATATTTCATTGATATTTGGAAGTATCAATAAAGAGGGTTATCATCGTCTTATTGAAAATATAAATGACCTGCCTATTCTTGTTTTAGAGGTAAACCGGGATGATGAAAAGGTTTGGTTTTTTACCTTTACTAAAAAAGAGCATCATGAAAAGGCCTTAAATATCCTTAAATCCGCTTATTTTGAACAGATTAAATTGCCCCCCAGGGTTAAAGGGCAGCCTAGATATATTTTAAAGAGAATAGAGCATCGATTAGGTAGAATAACTATTTTGCGTGAACAGATAGCCTTAGAATATAAGAAAATGAACCACCGCAGTTCAGAACAATTAATTACTTATCTAGCACGTTTAAAATTTTATAACAAAATTAAAGACATAGCTAATCAATATTATAGTGAATCAGAACATATATTTATTCTGACTGGTTGGATTAGTGCCTATCGTGAGAATGATTTTGCAGAAGAAATAAAAAGTAAATATAAAGATGTGCTTTATTTTAGTAAGGATATTTCTCCAAAGAGCGAGGAAAAGCCGCCAACAATTATGAAAAATCCCGCCTGGGTTAAACCCTTTGAATCTCTGGTAAAACTCTATGGTGTTCCTGCTTATAATGAAAAGGACCCTTCATTATTCCTGGCAATCACGTATATTCTTATGTTTGGTATGATGTTTGGGGACCTGGGACAGGGTTTTGTTTTTACATTCCTAGGGTGGTTAATATATAGTGGTAGATTATCTATAAGCAGTAGAGATAATTCTTATTTGTTCATAAGTCTTGGGATTTCCTCAATGTTCTTCGGCTTATTATATGGTAGTATTTTTGGTATGGAAGATATTATACCAGCATTATTGATCAGGCCGATGGATAATATTATGACCTGGTTAGGTATAACAGTAATTTTAGGTATAATATTGTTGATTATAAGTATGTTGTTTAATCTTAGTAATTCATATCAAAGAAAAGACCTGGCAGAGGGTGTTTTTTCACGCAATGGTTTTAGTGGTTTGTTTTTCTATCTCTTTGCCTTAGCATCACTGGCATCTTTATTGATGAGGGGAAAGTTGATCTTTTCACCGTTGTTCACCCTCGTTTTGTTGATAGTTCCTCTGTTAATGATATTTTTTAAAGCCCCCCTGGCAAGTATGGTTAAAGGAGAGGGTTGGGTTATTCCTGGCAAAACATTAGAGTATTTTCTAGAGTCTTCTTTTGAATTATTTGATACACTATTAGCCTATATGAGTAACACCATTTCATTTGTCAGGATAGGTGCTTTTACCTTAAATCATGTTGGTTTATCAATGGCAGTTATAATTTTATCAGAAATGATGAGTAAAAATATAAGTAGTCTATTGATTTTAATAGTAGGTAATCTTGTAATAATGGGATTGGAGGGTTTAGTTGTAGGGATTCAGATTCTTAGGCTTGAATTCTTTGAACTGTTTGGTAAGTTTTATCGTGGGGATGGAAAAGAATTTGCCCCAGTTAGAATTAATGATTGA
- a CDS encoding ATP synthase subunit C, with translation MTTGLIIGSLIVLAVLGGGFSVYKFKVRWLKYAYFAFNITLLVFLFFWGVSLAFPHLVYAAEANETVSSGNSLGYLAAGLSVGIASIGAGIAVGIAGSAAIGAISEKPEILGRALIIIGLAEGIAIYGLIISIMILGRL, from the coding sequence ATGACAACAGGATTAATTATTGGTTCTTTAATTGTATTGGCAGTCTTAGGTGGGGGTTTTTCTGTTTATAAGTTTAAAGTAAGATGGCTTAAATATGCTTATTTTGCTTTTAATATCACCTTATTAGTCTTCTTATTTTTCTGGGGAGTTAGTTTGGCATTTCCACATCTGGTTTATGCAGCTGAGGCTAATGAAACAGTTAGTTCTGGTAATAGTTTGGGTTATCTTGCTGCTGGTCTATCTGTGGGTATTGCTTCAATTGGCGCTGGGATTGCAGTTGGTATTGCTGGTTCTGCAGCAATTGGTGCTATTAGTGAAAAACCAGAGATATTGGGTAGGGCACTTATTATTATAGGACTGGCTGAAGGTATTGCTATTTATGGTTTGATTATATCTATTATGATCCTAGGTAGGTTATAG
- a CDS encoding V-type ATP synthase subunit F has translation MKIFCISDNIDTNIGLRLVGVDGLVVHGKEEVIEVINTVRNNRDIGILLITRKLAKLVPDIIDDLKLSANLPLIIEIPDRHVKKDEDNEYITKYVRESIGIKV, from the coding sequence ATGAAGATATTTTGTATTAGTGATAATATAGACACCAATATTGGTCTGCGCTTAGTAGGAGTGGATGGATTAGTTGTTCATGGGAAAGAAGAGGTAATAGAGGTAATTAACACTGTGAGAAACAATAGAGATATCGGTATATTACTTATAACCAGAAAACTTGCTAAATTAGTTCCCGATATCATAGATGATTTAAAATTATCAGCTAATTTACCTCTTATTATTGAAATACCTGATCGGCATGTAAAAAAAGATGAAGATAATGAATATATTACTAAATATGTCAGGGAATCAATTGGTATTAAAGTATAG
- a CDS encoding V-type ATP synthase subunit E: MDIEKKVMAIRGEIIDEVEEKKERLLLQEKEKWDQEYKDFQDRLKLKEEEIELYYKQEAQKKREQIISRAILDRKKVYRNNIDQCIARFEKELGKQLQSFRSKKEYIEFLINSIKESIKLLEGSSFIINISKEDINLSENLIKRLAVELPDYHFTIKENQTAMSGGVIVKTSNGNEIVEYTFNSLIKNYQEKIALEIQENVFLQSKARS; the protein is encoded by the coding sequence ATGGATATTGAAAAAAAAGTGATGGCAATAAGAGGGGAGATTATAGATGAAGTAGAAGAAAAAAAAGAAAGACTTCTTCTTCAAGAAAAGGAAAAATGGGATCAAGAATACAAGGACTTTCAGGATAGACTTAAGTTAAAGGAAGAAGAAATAGAACTCTATTATAAACAAGAAGCCCAGAAAAAGCGGGAACAGATAATTTCAAGGGCCATTTTAGATAGGAAAAAGGTCTATAGAAATAATATAGATCAATGTATTGCTAGGTTTGAGAAAGAACTGGGGAAACAACTCCAATCATTTCGTTCAAAAAAGGAATACATAGAATTTTTGATTAATTCTATTAAAGAAAGTATCAAATTATTAGAGGGTAGTAGTTTTATTATAAATATAAGCAAAGAGGATATTAATCTAAGTGAAAACTTAATCAAGAGATTGGCAGTGGAATTACCTGATTATCATTTTACAATCAAAGAGAATCAAACTGCGATGTCAGGTGGTGTTATTGTTAAGACCAGTAATGGTAATGAAATAGTGGAATATACCTTTAATAGTTTAATTAAAAATTATCAGGAGAAGATAGCGTTGGAGATACAGGAGAATGTTTTTTTGCAGTCTAAGGCTAGGAGTTGA
- a CDS encoding V-type ATP synthase subunit A, translating into MKKQGEISYVNGPVIKASNMTGYLMRELVYVGESQLIGEIIELEGENATIQVYEETTGMKPGEPIYSTGRPLSVQLGPGIIGNIFDGIQRPLPDIAKKTGPFIARGTNVNSLDLEKEWDISLLVKPEDSLRPGQVVAELKETSVIVHKIMVPPGLKGVVKEVVPDGRYTVEQEIIKLEGENNERHSIKLYQEWPIRQPRPYYERISIGQPLLTGQRVFDTFFPLAKGGTAAIPGGFGAGKTMTQHQLAKWSDADLIIYVGCGERGNEMTDVLEEFPELEDPATGKSMMERTVLIANTSNMPVAAREASIYTGITLAEYYRDMGFNVALMADSTSRWAEALREISGRLEEMPAEEGFPAYLPTRLAEFYERAGYVKTLDQQREGSISLIGAVSPPGADFSEPVTQNTKRFVRCFWALDKSLASSRHFPAVSWLESYSEYLDDLKPWLQKNVSEDWLELRNRAMTLLKEEARLQEIVKLVGEDVLPDNQRLILEIARLIKVGFLQQNAFSKIDRYSTQEKQYWMLKIILYLYDQALPLIKKNIPVSKLKDEGLFSKIMKMKDSIPNDKIEEFKKLKDEIEGFYQEIWNNYQS; encoded by the coding sequence ATGAAAAAACAGGGAGAGATCTCTTATGTAAATGGGCCTGTTATTAAGGCTAGTAATATGACAGGTTATTTGATGAGGGAATTAGTATATGTTGGTGAATCACAACTAATAGGTGAGATAATTGAGTTGGAAGGTGAAAATGCTACCATTCAGGTTTATGAGGAAACAACTGGCATGAAACCAGGGGAGCCTATTTATTCTACAGGGAGACCCCTATCAGTACAACTAGGACCAGGGATTATTGGTAATATTTTTGATGGAATACAGCGGCCTTTACCAGATATAGCTAAAAAAACAGGACCCTTTATAGCCAGGGGTACAAATGTTAATTCCCTTGATTTGGAGAAAGAATGGGATATTAGTTTACTGGTAAAACCTGAAGACAGTCTGAGACCTGGTCAGGTAGTTGCTGAATTAAAGGAAACCAGTGTTATTGTACATAAAATAATGGTTCCTCCAGGTCTTAAGGGTGTAGTGAAAGAGGTTGTGCCAGACGGTAGATATACTGTAGAACAGGAAATTATTAAGCTGGAAGGAGAAAATAATGAAAGACATTCAATAAAATTATATCAGGAATGGCCTATTCGCCAACCCCGTCCATATTATGAAAGGATATCAATAGGACAACCGCTACTTACCGGGCAGCGGGTATTTGATACCTTTTTCCCTTTAGCTAAGGGTGGTACGGCAGCAATACCAGGCGGTTTTGGCGCTGGAAAAACAATGACTCAACACCAATTAGCTAAATGGTCTGATGCAGATTTGATTATCTATGTTGGTTGTGGGGAAAGGGGGAATGAAATGACAGATGTTTTAGAAGAATTCCCTGAATTGGAAGACCCTGCTACCGGTAAATCTATGATGGAACGAACTGTTCTGATAGCCAACACATCGAATATGCCTGTTGCTGCCCGTGAGGCTAGTATATATACTGGGATTACCCTGGCAGAGTATTACCGCGATATGGGGTTTAATGTGGCCTTAATGGCTGATTCTACTTCGCGCTGGGCAGAGGCTTTACGGGAGATATCAGGAAGATTAGAGGAAATGCCGGCTGAGGAGGGTTTTCCTGCTTATTTACCAACTAGATTGGCTGAATTTTATGAAAGGGCAGGTTATGTTAAAACCCTTGACCAGCAGCGGGAGGGTTCTATATCATTGATCGGGGCTGTTTCACCACCAGGTGCTGATTTTTCTGAACCTGTTACTCAGAATACTAAAAGATTTGTTAGGTGTTTCTGGGCCCTTGATAAATCACTAGCCAGCTCCCGCCATTTTCCGGCTGTTAGCTGGTTGGAGAGTTATAGTGAATACTTGGATGATTTAAAACCCTGGCTGCAGAAAAATGTAAGTGAAGATTGGCTAGAATTACGGAATAGGGCAATGACTTTACTTAAAGAGGAAGCCAGGCTACAGGAGATAGTAAAATTAGTAGGTGAAGATGTCCTGCCAGATAATCAACGATTAATACTGGAGATTGCCAGGTTAATTAAGGTAGGTTTTTTACAACAAAATGCCTTTAGTAAAATAGATCGTTACTCTACCCAGGAGAAACAATACTGGATGTTAAAGATTATTTTATATCTCTATGACCAGGCCTTACCATTAATAAAAAAGAACATTCCAGTGAGTAAATTAAAAGACGAAGGATTATTTAGCAAAATAATGAAGATGAAAGATAGTATTCCCAATGACAAAATAGAGGAATTTAAAAAGTTAAAAGATGAGATAGAAGGCTTTTATCAAGAAATATGGAATAACTACCAGAGTTAG
- a CDS encoding V-type ATP synthase subunit B produces MLIKEYSGLTQINGPLVIVEGIGDVGYDEMVEITPPTGETRKGRVLQVSNHRAVIQVFEGTNGLNINETRVKFLQHPMEIPLSKEILGRVFNGVAEPLDQGGPVFAKEKYNVNGEPINPFARKYPRNYIQTGISAIDGLMTLIRGQKLPIFSGNGLPHNQLAAQITRQARLGDQLEDFAVVFVAMGIKHDEADYFVKSFEDSGVLQNVVMYINLADDPSVERIIAPRVGLTAAEYLAFEEDMHILVIMTDMTSYSEALRELSSRRGEVPSRKGYPGYLYSDLAGLYERAGMIKGKKGSITQIPILTMPNDDITHPVPDLTGYITEGQIVLQRDLYQKGVYPPVNILPSLSRLMKDGIGEGYTREDHPGISSQLYAAYAHVQEVKALASVIGEDELSKRDQMYLELGRTFEDVFLNQDRNEDRSIEQTLNLAWEIVANLPKTELDRVSADMIAKYYRGKENNGET; encoded by the coding sequence ATGTTAATAAAAGAATATAGTGGTTTAACACAAATTAATGGCCCTCTTGTAATTGTTGAAGGTATAGGAGATGTGGGATATGATGAAATGGTTGAAATAACCCCTCCAACAGGAGAAACTAGAAAAGGCCGGGTTTTACAGGTAAGCAATCATAGGGCTGTGATTCAGGTTTTCGAAGGGACAAATGGCTTAAATATTAATGAGACAAGGGTAAAGTTTTTACAGCATCCCATGGAAATACCTTTGTCAAAGGAGATATTAGGTAGGGTGTTTAATGGTGTAGCAGAACCACTTGATCAGGGTGGACCTGTTTTTGCTAAGGAAAAATATAATGTAAATGGAGAACCAATTAATCCCTTTGCCAGAAAATATCCGCGGAATTATATCCAAACCGGTATTTCAGCTATAGATGGCTTAATGACTTTAATTCGCGGTCAAAAATTGCCTATCTTTTCTGGAAATGGTCTGCCACATAATCAACTAGCTGCCCAGATTACCAGACAGGCCAGACTGGGTGATCAGTTGGAAGATTTTGCTGTAGTATTTGTTGCTATGGGGATTAAACATGATGAGGCAGATTATTTTGTTAAGAGTTTTGAAGATAGTGGTGTTTTACAGAATGTAGTAATGTATATTAATTTAGCTGATGATCCCTCTGTAGAACGTATTATTGCCCCGCGGGTTGGTTTGACAGCTGCTGAATATCTTGCTTTTGAAGAAGATATGCATATACTTGTTATTATGACAGATATGACAAGTTATTCTGAAGCCCTACGTGAACTTTCTTCAAGGAGGGGCGAGGTTCCAAGCAGAAAGGGATATCCTGGTTACCTATATAGTGATCTGGCTGGTTTATATGAACGTGCTGGTATGATCAAGGGCAAGAAAGGTTCTATTACCCAGATTCCAATACTTACTATGCCTAATGATGATATAACCCACCCTGTTCCTGATTTGACAGGCTATATAACCGAAGGTCAGATAGTATTACAGCGTGATTTATATCAAAAGGGGGTCTACCCACCTGTTAATATTTTACCATCATTATCAAGGTTGATGAAAGATGGTATTGGTGAGGGTTATACTAGAGAGGACCACCCTGGGATTTCCAGTCAATTATATGCAGCCTATGCCCATGTCCAGGAAGTAAAAGCCCTGGCTTCAGTAATTGGTGAAGATGAGCTGTCAAAAAGGGATCAGATGTATCTGGAATTGGGTAGGACTTTTGAGGATGTTTTTTTAAATCAGGATCGTAATGAAGATCGTAGTATTGAGCAAACCTTAAATCTTGCCTGGGAGATTGTAGCCAATTTACCTAAAACAGAATTAGATAGGGTCTCGGCTGATATGATAGCTAAATATTATAGGGGGAAAGAAAACAATGGAGAAACTTAA
- a CDS encoding V-type ATP synthase subunit D — translation MEKLNLSPTKSNLTSIKGSLEFAQEGYELLDKKRNVLIQEMMKRIDEAREIQSEINEYFFEAYQALQSVDITQGIKTVEEIATGIDFIDNIKIRSYSVMGVEIPEVEALSEEISPHYSFYRTNMALDRAYKNFQRVVSLITRLAEIETSVYRLATSIKKTQKRANALDNILIPRYKNTVKFIQDTLEEKEREDFYRVKMLKGNL, via the coding sequence ATGGAGAAACTTAATTTATCTCCAACAAAGAGTAATTTAACAAGTATCAAAGGGTCTTTAGAATTTGCTCAAGAGGGTTATGAATTATTAGATAAAAAAAGAAATGTACTTATTCAGGAGATGATGAAAAGGATAGATGAAGCACGGGAGATACAATCAGAGATAAATGAATATTTTTTTGAAGCCTACCAGGCACTGCAATCTGTTGATATTACCCAGGGAATTAAGACCGTAGAAGAGATTGCTACTGGTATAGATTTTATTGATAATATAAAAATAAGGAGTTATAGTGTAATGGGGGTTGAAATACCAGAAGTTGAGGCCTTATCAGAAGAAATAAGCCCACATTATAGTTTTTATAGAACAAATATGGCTTTAGATAGGGCTTATAAGAACTTTCAAAGGGTAGTTTCCCTGATAACACGTTTAGCAGAGATTGAGACATCTGTCTATCGCTTAGCTACTTCAATAAAAAAGACGCAAAAACGGGCAAATGCCCTTGACAATATTTTGATTCCTCGTTATAAAAATACTGTAAAGTTTATACAGGATACTTTAGAAGAAAAAGAAAGAGAAGACTTTTATAGGGTTAAGATGTTAAAAGGTAATTTATAA
- a CDS encoding SH3 domain-containing protein, translating to MSTVIGVFDKQGNAEQALKQIKKAGISEDKISMVARDEENNDTGYMNQNLTNGTATGGALGGLAGLAASVGALAIPGIGPILAVGPIAAGLSGAAAGGIAGGLVDMGIPEERGNYYENEVKSGKILAAVETEEDKVNDIASHFRNNGASDVETH from the coding sequence ATGTCGACAGTTATTGGTGTGTTTGATAAGCAAGGAAATGCAGAACAGGCCTTAAAACAAATCAAAAAAGCCGGGATAAGTGAGGATAAGATTTCAATGGTAGCCCGGGATGAAGAAAATAATGATACTGGTTATATGAACCAAAACCTTACTAATGGAACCGCAACTGGTGGTGCCCTGGGTGGCCTGGCAGGCCTAGCAGCCAGTGTAGGAGCACTGGCCATACCTGGTATAGGACCAATTCTAGCAGTAGGCCCAATTGCAGCAGGGCTATCTGGCGCAGCTGCCGGAGGTATTGCAGGTGGACTTGTTGATATGGGTATTCCAGAAGAACGAGGAAACTATTATGAAAACGAAGTAAAAAGCGGTAAGATCCTTGCTGCTGTTGAAACAGAAGAAGATAAAGTTAATGATATAGCCTCACATTTCAGAAACAATGGTGCCAGTGATGTAGAAACACATTAA
- a CDS encoding epoxyqueuosine reductase, whose translation MCNNVLDILIKEFVKKYPLRNRTKIKWKEPLIAYAKADDKMFLQLKEVVSASHALPKDLMDDAATVIVYFIPFRKELVRTNAVEQSASKEWAEAYIDTNQLISDLNNYINKIIVKSGYKTSSIPATHNFDQESLLSDWSHRHIGFIAGLGKFGLNNMLITEKGCCGRIGSIITNLHITPTERKEGEYCLYKAKGVCKICISKCVNQALQLDSYDRHLCYEMSLSNDRKYNGLGKTDVCGKCLIELPCSFTKPLK comes from the coding sequence ATGTGTAACAATGTATTGGATATATTGATAAAAGAATTTGTTAAAAAATACCCTTTACGAAACAGAACAAAAATAAAGTGGAAGGAACCTTTAATAGCCTATGCCAAAGCAGATGATAAGATGTTTTTACAGCTTAAAGAGGTGGTTAGTGCTTCACATGCACTACCTAAGGATTTAATGGATGATGCTGCTACTGTGATTGTATATTTTATACCATTTAGGAAAGAACTGGTCAGGACTAATGCTGTAGAACAGTCAGCTTCAAAGGAATGGGCAGAGGCCTATATCGATACAAATCAATTAATTAGTGACCTCAATAATTATATAAATAAAATCATAGTAAAAAGTGGCTATAAAACCAGTAGTATACCAGCAACCCATAACTTTGATCAGGAAAGTTTATTAAGTGATTGGTCACACCGACATATTGGTTTTATTGCTGGATTAGGTAAGTTTGGGCTTAATAATATGTTGATCACAGAAAAAGGGTGTTGTGGTAGAATTGGGAGTATAATTACAAATTTACATATCACACCTACTGAGCGAAAAGAAGGGGAATATTGTTTATATAAAGCTAAAGGTGTTTGTAAAATTTGTATTTCAAAGTGTGTTAATCAGGCTTTACAGTTAGATAGTTATGATAGACATCTCTGTTATGAAATGAGTCTCAGTAATGATAGAAAATATAATGGGTTGGGAAAGACAGATGTATGTGGTAAATGTCTTATTGAGTTACCTTGCTCTTTTACTAAACCGCTTAAGTAG
- a CDS encoding MATE family efflux transporter has translation MKTIIRHKNIIKNISILAFPAILEMALNTLVGMADTLMISHIIGKEGLSAVGFANQIIFTLIYVFTSFNAGATAMVARSYGEKNYQRLNKIVGENLSLNFFLGILIFLTALIFSESILNIFSVSELVYQMSVDYFNNVAISQFFMFISFAAAASLRGAGDTKTPMFITGIANILNIIGNYILMTGYSFFPELGIKGAALSTSIARGIAAILYLIILIKGKNKIKIKLSNLKLSAYILKPLWNLSYAAALEQFFMQAAFFVNSIIISLLDTTSEAAYRILINIESASFMPAIGISIATATLVGKRLGEQNPKKSLQTGKAAGFMGIIWGILMGIIFFVFPVPILTLFTSDTKLINAATFTMKIAGFNQPLLAFMIIISGALRGTGDTKGVMLITSLRLWTIFVPLCYILVKYFNYGVTSVWYAEISSFLVFSYFMYKRFIDMEWARITMF, from the coding sequence ATGAAAACAATTATTAGGCATAAAAACATAATCAAAAATATTAGCATACTGGCTTTCCCTGCTATACTGGAAATGGCTTTAAATACATTAGTGGGAATGGCAGATACACTAATGATTAGCCATATAATAGGTAAAGAAGGTTTATCAGCAGTTGGTTTTGCCAATCAAATTATTTTTACATTAATCTATGTTTTTACATCATTTAATGCCGGTGCCACCGCTATGGTTGCCCGAAGCTATGGAGAAAAAAATTATCAAAGACTAAATAAAATAGTCGGGGAAAACCTGAGCCTTAATTTTTTCCTGGGGATATTAATTTTTCTAACAGCCCTTATTTTTTCCGAAAGCATACTTAATATCTTCTCAGTCTCAGAGCTAGTATATCAAATGAGTGTTGACTATTTTAATAATGTAGCCATTAGCCAGTTCTTTATGTTTATTTCTTTTGCTGCTGCAGCCAGTCTGCGTGGAGCCGGTGATACTAAAACACCCATGTTTATCACAGGAATCGCCAATATATTAAATATTATAGGGAATTATATATTAATGACAGGTTACTCCTTTTTCCCGGAATTAGGTATCAAAGGGGCAGCCCTTTCTACTTCTATTGCGCGCGGAATAGCAGCAATTTTGTATCTTATAATATTAATAAAAGGGAAAAACAAGATTAAAATCAAATTGAGTAATTTAAAGCTATCAGCTTATATACTAAAACCCCTATGGAATCTCAGTTATGCTGCAGCCCTGGAACAATTTTTTATGCAAGCTGCCTTTTTTGTAAATAGTATCATAATCTCCCTACTTGATACAACATCTGAAGCAGCATACAGAATATTAATAAACATAGAATCAGCTTCATTTATGCCTGCTATAGGTATATCAATAGCTACAGCAACCCTTGTCGGTAAACGGTTGGGTGAACAAAATCCTAAAAAATCATTGCAAACTGGTAAAGCAGCTGGATTTATGGGAATAATCTGGGGTATTCTTATGGGGATTATTTTTTTTGTTTTTCCTGTTCCCATTCTAACTCTCTTTACCAGTGATACCAAGCTAATAAACGCAGCAACCTTTACTATGAAAATTGCAGGTTTTAATCAACCATTACTTGCCTTTATGATAATAATTAGTGGCGCTCTCCGCGGAACAGGGGATACAAAAGGGGTTATGTTGATTACTTCATTAAGACTCTGGACAATATTTGTGCCTCTCTGTTATATTTTAGTAAAATACTTCAATTATGGTGTTACAAGTGTGTGGTATGCGGAGATAAGCTCATTCCTTGTTTTTTCCTATTTTATGTATAAACGGTTTATAGACATGGAATGGGCAAGAATAACCATGTTCTAA